In Drosophila santomea strain STO CAGO 1482 chromosome 3L, Prin_Dsan_1.1, whole genome shotgun sequence, a single window of DNA contains:
- the LOC120448213 gene encoding Y+L amino acid transporter 2: MARVQASDSLIPRQVFEVPPVEPNNSTATADSGSQGSGVKLKKQIGLLDGVAIIVGVIVGSGIFVSPKGVLRFSGSIGQSLIVWVLSGVLSMVGALCYAELGTMIPKSGGDYAYIGTAFGPLPAFLYLWVALLILVPTGNAITALTFAQYLLKPFWPSCEAPIEAVQLLAAAMICVLTLINCYNVKWVTRVTDIFTGTKVVALLVIVGAGVWWLLNGNTEHWDNPFSGGLQDPGYIALAFYSGLFSYSGWNYLNFVTEELKDPYRNLPKAICISMPVVTIIYMITNIAYFSVLSPDEILSSDAVAVTFGDKMLGYLSWIMPFAVACSTFGSLNGAIFASSRLFFVGARNGHLPAAISLINVNCLTPVPSLIFLGVLTLLLLFIKDIYVLINYVSYVEALFTLISVSGLLWMRYKQPKTERPIKVSLALPIIYLIVCLFLVISSCTQTPYVVGIGTIIILSGIPVYYLTIHNPVKWLADTSQAINLWCSKFFICMPNQEKFD; encoded by the exons ATGGCGCGAGTTCAGGCCAGCGACTCGCTGATTCCCCGCCAGGTGTTCGAGGTTCCTCCGGTGGAACCCAACAACTCCACGGCCACGGCGGACAGCGGCAGCCAGGGATCCGGGGTGAAGCTAAAGAAGCAGATCGGTCTCCTCGACGGAGTGGCCATCATCGTCGGCGTGATTGTCGGCTCCGGCATCTTCGTGAGTCCCAAGGGCGTGCTGAGGTTCTCCGGCTCCATTGGACAATCCCTCATCGTTTGGGTCCTCAGCGGAGTGCTCAGCATGGTGGGCGCTCTATGCTACGCGGAACTGG GCACAATGATACCCAAATCGGGGGGAGACTACGCCTACATAGGCACTGCATTTGGCCCCCTGCCGGCGTTCCTCTATCTGTGGGTGGCCCTGCTGATCCTGGTGCCCACGGGCAATGCGATCACGGCCCTGACTTTCGCCCAATATCTGCTGAAACCATTCTGGCCGTCCTGCGAAGCGCCCATCGAAGCGGTGCAGCTGCTGGCGGCTGCCATGATAT GTGTGCTGACGCTTATCAATTGCTATAATGTGAAGTGGGTGACGCGTGTGACGGACATCTTCACGGGCACCAAGGTGGTGGCCCTCCTAGTGATTGTCGGCGCCGGAGTCTGGTGGCTATTGAATGGAAACACGGAGCACTGGGATAATCCCTTCTCCGGCGGCTTACAGGATCCTGGATATATAGCACTGGCCTTCTACAGCGGCCTCTTCTCGTACTCCGGCTGGAACTACTTGAACTTCGTTACGGAGGAGCTCAAGGATCCGTACCGAAACCTCCCCAAGGCCATTTGCATCTCCATGCCGGTGGTCACGATCATCTACATGATCACGAAcattgcctacttttcggTACTCTCGCCAGACGAGATTCTATCGTCTGATGCAGTGGCGGTCACCTTCGGAGACAAGATGCTGGGCTATCTGTCCTGGATTATGCCCTTCGCAGTGGCCTGCTCCACTTTTGGATCATTGAATGGAGCGATCTTCGCCTCCTCGCGACTCTTCTTCGTCGGTGCGAGGAATGGTCACCTGCCGGCTGCCATTTCGCTGATTAACGTTAATTGCCTTACTCCTGTGCCTTCGCTGATATTCCTG GGCGTGCTCaccttgctgctgctgttcatCAAGGACATCTATGTGCTGATCAACTACGTCAGCTACGTGGAGGCGTTGTTCACGCTGATCTCGGTATCCGGACTGCTGTGGATGCGCTACAAGCAACCCAAGACGGAGCGACCCATCAAAGTCAGTTTGGCGCTGCCCATCATCTACCTGATCGTCTGCCTGTTCCTGGTGATCTCCTCCTGCACGCAGACGCCATATGTGGTGGGCATCGGGACGATCATCATACTGTCTGGCATTCCGGTCTACTATCTGACCATCCACAATCCGGTCAAATGGCTGGCGGACACTTCGCAGGCGATCAACCTGTGGTGCTCCAAGTTCTTCATCTGTATGCCCAACCAGGAGAAGTTCGACTAG
- the LOC120448706 gene encoding enhancer of split malpha protein: MSFITREYKFESSKVMEPKSDQHTMAMRSLRKLVKPLLRLVKKKQLLRKTLAEIQNQNAVNASLEDMRKDPAASCDNMANEELEQRLYTDLRQCPTNVAMIVQQGQQQSIVPVHPEQTFIPVHFARTTSGTFFWTSAEGARQHHEQQLRQQFDRWVQA, encoded by the coding sequence ATGTCGTTCATCACACGGGAATACAAGTTTGAGAGCAGCAAGGTGATGGAGCCGAAATCAGATCAGCACACGATGGCCATGCGGAGTCTGAGGAAACTGGTCAAACCCCTTCTGCGGCTGGTGAAGAAGAAGCAGTTGCTCCGGAAGACTCTGGCCGAGATCCAGAACCAAAACGCAGTCAACGCCTCGCTGGAGGACATGCGCAAAGACCCGGCGGCCAGTTGCGATAACATGGCCAacgaggagctggagcagcgaCTGTACACCGATCTCCGCCAGTGCCCCACCAACGTGGCCATGATCGTGCAGCAGGGTCAGCAACAGAGCATCGTGCCCGTCCATCCGGAGCAGACCTTCATCCCGGTCCACTTCGCCCGCACCACCAGTGGCACCTTCTTCTGGACTTCGGCCGAGGGAGCTCGTCAGCACCACGAGCAGCAGTTGCGCCAGCAGTTCGACCGTTGGGTTCAGGCCTAA
- the LOC120449036 gene encoding uncharacterized protein LOC120449036 yields the protein MAYETLMNTTTTYSPVCQKKTYTPAKAMRKIFKVACKLFKASGHQQLKELPLPTPTSDEELQNCQNEKLEAELVQL from the coding sequence ATGGCCTACGAAACTCTGAtgaacaccaccaccacctacAGTCCTGTCTGCCAGAAGAAGACCTACACCCCCGCCAAGGCCATGAGGAAGATCTTCAAGGTGGCCTGCAAACTCTTCAAGGCATCGGGTCACCAGCAACTGAAGGAGCTCCCACTCCCCACGCCCACCTCCGACGAGGAGCTGCAGAACTGCCAGAACGAGAAACTGGAAGCCGAGCTCGTGCAACTGTGA
- the LOC120448214 gene encoding angio-associated migratory cell protein — protein sequence MRDNTPPHRPDFDDGEDELEEIIELEEQPLDEDDDDLEEVTLEQLEARLAMAGGDDDEEEDEEELRDRERIANITDEAKVTFEKHTAPVFACSLHPIYNWAVTGSEDDRAYVWETSSGDVLYEITEHKDTITETHFSHDGVYLATGDMAGELFAFKVSEEHDVRPILTKIWEYSMSDMSWLFWHRAAHILLAGSDSGEVFVFRIPSGDCKILPGQSSRCEFGELSGDGKKLFTVYLNGSVKLWDLKSCQVLFDINETHPMGFGEIAHAVVACERDSPFYVCAESSGKMLFCTNNGAVSTIQSEHGIECLAFAPPSADLKLLACGSLDGRISIWDYAKSALRTICENPVPNDGVLRIKWLSDHTILAATSQGNLNAFDARTGALKFTLTGHHYHIYEFVYKPQENLLLTVSEDQTAKIFQVPALCD from the exons ATGCGTGACAACACACCGCCACACCGGCCAGATTTCGACGATGGCGAGGACGAACTCGAGGAGATAATTGAGTTGGAAGAGCAGCCGCTGGACGAAGATGACGACGATTTGGAGGAAGTGACGCTGGAGCAACTGGAGGCCCGGCTTGCAATGGCCGGTGGCGATGATGACGaagaggaggatgaggaggagctACGTGATCGTGAGCGAATAGCCAACATTACGGATGAAGCTAAGGTCACGTTCGAGAAGCACACAGCTCCTGTTTTCGCCTGCAGTCTGCATCCCATTTACAACTGGGCAGTGACGGGCAGCGAGGACGATCGAGCCTACGTTTGGGAAACCTCCAGCGGCGATGTCCTCTACGAGATTACGGAGCACAAGGACACCATCACGGAAACGCACTTCAGTCACGATGGCGTCTATCTGGCCACCGGTGATATGGCCGGTGAACTGTTTGCCTTCAAGGTTAGCGAAGAGCACGACGTGCGCCCAATCCTGACCAAAATCTGGGAGTACTCCATGAGCGACATGTCCTGGCTCTTCTGGCATCGAGCTGCCCACATCCTGCTGGCGGGCAGTGACAGCGGAGAGGTCTTCGTATTCCGCATTCCCAGTGGTGACTGCAAAATCCTGCCTGGACAATCTTCGCGTTGCGAGTTCGGGGAGCTCAGTGGGGATGGCAAGAAGCTGTTCACGGTCTACTTGAACGGATCCGTGAAACTCTGGGATCTCAAGAGCTGTCAGGTGCTCTTTGACATCAACGAAACGCATCCAATGGGATTCGGAGAGATCGCGCACGCGGTGGTGGCCTGCGAAAGGGATTCTCCCTTCTACGTCTGCGCTGAGTCGTCGG GCAAAATGCTGTTCTGCACCAACAACGGTGCGGTTAGCACGATCCAGTCGGAACACGGAATCGAGTGCCTGGCCTTTGCTCCCCCCTCGGCGGATCTAAAGCTTCTTGCCTGTGGCTCGCTGGACGGCAGGATATCCATCTGGGACTACGCCAAATCAGCCTTGCGTACCATATGCGAGAATCCAGTTCCGAATGATGGTGTCTTAAG GATCAAGTGGTTGAGCGACCACACGATACTGGCGGCCACTTCGCAGGGAAATCTGAACGCATTTGACGCACGCACAGGAGCGCTGAAATTCACGCTGACGGGACACCACTATCACATCTACGAGTTTGTCTACAAGCCACAGGAAAATCTGCTACTGACGGTATCAGAGGACCAAACGGCCAAGATATTCCAGGTGCCGGCGCTGTGCGATTAG
- the LOC120448215 gene encoding uncharacterized protein LOC120448215 encodes MKAIRCKSSSQVSSQVMIRVVLMLLYVGQVATLKSLDVAQPKSPRTNEAYQIFHGDIDKYELCVKLIRLCRKLWDQAPDYTDAEEKTPDGKAVDDEDKAEYKKGGCIPTGLSKDGEKLFWKITAKWQKEIDDRFLIQNLFVVIMTTENGRNTKLAFGKWQGWCNRTDNYDETTESPEESKEDANGITRRPKPLKNCDVNSTFGKWISNEIKSTRQLDKDVNVISDIMLKFDKYAKSKCCPYDSIRDRVEIIHDGMDFLQELLGIESYTLPQYKDVNADILNLKGRLEHITISIHKKGGVNYSVGICCPNLMNELEVFKTDFVSNIKIESVRPPKLDHQPYIEKEKSLRDMILSHIKDIALLESSLKSQSKKSPCCEGEKAQIQNIEQLIKDMKPEKSLGELLKQIEPLNENLAKANETISDAESLLVLEKDNLQKLNSLYGEECHQKDKFFKNLESKVNQLGYRINNLSLVENVDWPKLRKSVDAVNKMVEDSPLLFANLTIVSMKNEMKYLKTQTFADFPIQLENKSPVRFCSNVSIKLNDNLEKIANDKMNTIAYHNKQENMVKYRFKELLDKEKEQQYNSPRSLALTKGFMAYNAIPSALRTSSLQLEINQLERDIDNLTENGIESLERQLQYTRLKYEMDKQKIDKKIEEQLKNINLFREEMKREQDLIEERLAKIGDNMLETPEQYEDRLSKLEAKALELPKQIGNSEKTVLDQIASLQQQLKNLEKESDNTEHKADICDAECDFGDLVSIDELMKRVQAIKSKVKNNNNKNT; translated from the exons ATGAAAGCAATCAGATGTAAATCAAGCAGCCAAGTTAGCAGTCAAGTCATG attCGCGTAGTCCTAATGCTATTATATGTGGGTCAGGTGGCGACCTTAAAGAGTTTGGATGTAGCCCAGCCTAAGTCCCCAAGAACAAACGAGGCCTATCAGATTTTTCACGGCGACATCGACAAGTACGAGCTGTGTGTAAAGCTAATACGACTTTGCCGCAAACTCTGGGACCAAGCTCCCGATTACACCGATGCGGAGGAGAAAACTCCTGATGGAAAAGCGGTGGATGACGAGGACAAGGCCGAGTACAAGAAGGGGGGTTGCATACCCACAGGGCTTTCGAAGGACGGagaaaaattgttttggaaaataacCGCCAAATGGCAGAAGGAAATCGACGATAGGTTCCTGATCCAAAATCTTTTCGTGGTAATAATGACGACAGAGAATGGACGAAATACGAAGTTGGCATTTGGAAAATGGCAAGGTTGGTGCAATAGAACCGATAATTACGATGAAACGACAGAATCGCCCGAGGAATCAAAAGAAGATGCCAACGGTATAACCAGAAGGCCAAAACCCTTAAAAAATTGCGATGTTAATAGTACATTTGGCAAGTGGATTTCCAACGAGATTAAGAGCACCCGACAATTAGATAAAGATGTTAACGTTATTTCAGACATTATGTTGAAATTTGATAAGTATGCCAAGAGCAAGTGCTGCCCCTATGATTCGATCAGAGATCGAGTAGAAATCATACACGATGGAATGGACTTTCTGCAAGAACTGCTTGGCATAGAATCTTATACACTACCACAATATAAAGATGTAAATGCCGATATTTTAAATCTGAAGGGCAGATTGGAGCACATTACTATCAGCATCCATAAAAAAGGCGGTGTCAACTATTCGGTAGGAATATGTTGCCCTAACCTTATGAATGAACTGGAGGTTTTTAAAACTGATTTTGTAAgcaatattaaaattgaaagCGTACGGCCACCGAAACTTGATCACCAGCCatatattgaaaaagaaaagagctTGCGAGACATGATTTTGAGTCATATAAAGGATATTGCTCTACTAGAATCTTCTCTTAAAAGCCAAAGCAAGAAAAGTCCTTGTTGCGAAGGCGAAAAAGCACAAATTCAGAATATAGAGCAATTAATAAAAGACATGAAGCCCGAAAAGTCCTTAGGagaattattaaaacaaattgaacCATTAAATGAAAATCTAGCTAAAGCCAATGAAACTATTTCAGATGCAGAAAGTCTGCTTGTTTTGGAAAAGGACAATCTCCAGAAATTAAATTCCTTGTACGGAGAAGAATGCCATCAAAAGGACAAGTTCTTTAAGAATCTTGAATCGAAAGTGAACCAATTGGGATATAGAATCAATAACTTGAGTTTGGTGGAAAACGTCGATTGGCCGAAGCTTAGAAAATCTGTGGACGCTGTTAATAAAATGGTCGAAGACAGCCCATTATTATTTGCTAATTTAACAATAGTATccatgaaaaatgaaatgaagtaTTTGAAAACTCAGACATTCGCAGATTTCCCCATCCAACTAGAGAACAAAAGTCCAGTAAGATTTTGTTCAAATGTGTCTATTAAACTAAATgataatttggaaaaaattgCTAACGATAAAATGAATACTATCGCTTATCATAATAAGCAGGAAAATATGGTCAAATACCGATTTAAGGAACTCTTAGATAAGGAAAAAGAACAGCAATATAATAGCCCGAGAAGCTTAGCCTTAACCAAAGGCTTCATGGCTTATAATGCAATTCCATCTGCTCTAAGGACGAGTTCTTTACAACTAGAGATAAACCAATTGGAAAGAGATATAGACAACTTGACAGAAAACGGAATCGAAAGCTTGGAGAGACAACTGCAATATACGCGATTAAAATACGAAAtggacaaacaaaaaattgataagaaAATTGAGGAACAGCTAAAAAACATAAATCTGTTTAGAGAGGAGATGAAAAGAGAACAAGATCTAATCGAAGAACGCCTAGCCAAAATAGGCGATAATATGTTGGAAACGCCAGAGCAATATGAAGATAGACTAAGCAAACTTGAAGCTAAAGCCTTGGAATTACCCAAACAAATTGGGAATTCCGAAAAAACAGTTTTAGACCAAATCGCATCGCTACAACAGCAATTAAAAAACCTGGAGAAGGAGTCGGATAATACTGAACACAAGGCAGATATATGCGACGCTGAATGTGATTTTGGTGATCTGGTTTCTATTGATGAATTGATGAAAAGGGTTCAGGCCAtcaaaagcaaagtaaaaaataataataataaaaa CACTTAA
- the LOC120448771 gene encoding enhancer of split malpha protein, giving the protein MSAISKQKNINTMYKSKVSPSRRLKNLLKPLLGQFFNTKKEQPKRSSYIASEEKEAEFEWLSNDMDNMANEHLEHRLIEEIRQCAKEDAVIVYNENGSGELHTIDQEDYYVPVHFARTNAGTFFWTSVQPKACEPYAIEWNFLDRWAQA; this is encoded by the coding sequence ATGTCTGCCATCAGCAAGCAAAAGAACATCAACACCATGTACAAGTCGAAAGTGTCGCCCTCTCGTCGCCTGAAGAATCTGCTGAAGCCCCTTCTCGGACAATTCTTCAACACGAAGAAGGAGCAGCCCAAGCGGAGCTCCTACATCGCCTCCGAGGAGAAGGAGGCCGAGTTCGAGTGGCTCAGCAACGATATGGACAACATGGCCAACGAGCATCTGGAGCATCGCCTCATCGAGGAGATCCGCCAGTGCGCCAAGGAAGATGCCGTCATCGTTTACAACGAGAACGGCTCCGGGGAGCTGCACACCATCGACCAGGAGGACTACTACGTGCCCGTGCATTTCGCCCGCACCAATGCCGGCACCTTCTTCTGGACCTCGGTGCAACCCAAAGCCTGCGAGCCCTACGCCATCGAATGGAACTTCCTGGACCGTTGGGCTCAAGCTTGA